One Gimesia aquarii DNA segment encodes these proteins:
- a CDS encoding phosphoribosylformylglycinamidine synthase subunit PurQ, which produces MSTSPKVCVLRAPGTNCDIETAHAFDLCGAHPTRIHLLQLLENPNQLDDYQILCLPGGFSYGDDVGAGVIFASHLQGQLSETIGNFLAADKLVLGICNGFQVLLKAGILPGGAKSWPSPPNQSRDATLTWNTNGKYTSLWVQLGVLAPENVFLKGIDQIELPIAHAEGRIAVSDVAVIERWKANQQIAMCYRESGEAETTLQEEILDYPINPNGSAYNIAALGDPTGRILGLMPHPERFLFATQHPQWTRLGLEGEGAGIQLFRNAVNYFE; this is translated from the coding sequence ATGTCAACTTCCCCAAAAGTCTGTGTGTTACGTGCACCCGGAACAAACTGCGACATCGAAACCGCACACGCATTCGATCTCTGTGGAGCCCATCCAACAAGAATTCATTTACTTCAATTGCTGGAGAATCCCAATCAGTTAGACGATTATCAGATTCTCTGCCTTCCCGGCGGTTTCAGCTATGGGGATGATGTAGGCGCCGGTGTGATCTTTGCCAGTCACTTGCAGGGGCAACTCTCCGAAACAATTGGAAATTTTCTTGCAGCAGATAAATTGGTTTTGGGGATTTGCAACGGCTTTCAAGTTCTTCTCAAAGCCGGAATTCTTCCCGGAGGTGCGAAAAGCTGGCCTTCTCCACCAAATCAAAGCCGCGATGCAACACTGACCTGGAATACTAATGGAAAATATACATCGCTCTGGGTTCAACTCGGAGTGCTTGCACCAGAAAATGTATTTCTGAAGGGAATCGATCAGATTGAACTTCCTATTGCCCATGCCGAAGGACGCATTGCGGTGAGCGATGTGGCGGTTATTGAAAGGTGGAAAGCCAATCAGCAAATCGCCATGTGTTATCGTGAATCAGGAGAAGCAGAAACAACTCTTCAAGAAGAGATCTTGGATTATCCAATCAATCCCAACGGTTCGGCTTACAATATCGCCGCATTGGGTGATCCTACAGGGCGTATCCTAGGCTTGATGCCACATCCTGAACGTTTTTTATTCGCAACGCAACATCCCCAATGGACGCGTCTCGGCCTGGAAGGTGAAGGCGCAGGTATCCAGCTCTTTCGTAATGCCGTCAATTATTTTGAATAG
- a CDS encoding prenyltransferase/squalene oxidase repeat-containing protein → MKFQFYRFIPLSKLADRFWLILLVLSAIFAVGRTAVYAQVEVNRSIDVQGKKYYTPQTRVTVKRGLKFLAERQHPDGSFGSGSTFKTNVAVTALCGMAFLADGNTPGRGKYGLQVQKAVDFILASCKPSGYIISPDSISHGPMYGHGFATLFLAEVYGMTRSKDVRVKLEKAVELIVKSQNSKGGWRYTPESKDADLSVTVCQIMALRAARNCGIFVSKDVIDRCIDYVKKSQNPDGGFRYQLVRQAVSEFPRSAAGVVALYSAGIYEGAEIQNGLSYLMRHLPNQRYFRGSHFFYGQYYAVQAMWQAGGQYWGRWYPAIREELISGQMTSGGWRPDSSNCIEYSTAMSCIVLQIPRNNIPIFQR, encoded by the coding sequence TTGAAATTTCAATTCTACCGTTTTATTCCACTTTCCAAATTGGCTGATCGTTTTTGGCTCATATTGCTTGTGTTGAGCGCGATTTTTGCTGTTGGGAGAACTGCAGTCTACGCTCAGGTGGAAGTGAACCGTTCGATTGATGTACAAGGCAAAAAGTATTATACGCCACAGACGCGCGTTACCGTAAAGCGAGGTCTTAAATTTCTTGCGGAAAGACAACACCCCGATGGTTCGTTTGGTTCTGGTTCCACGTTTAAAACGAATGTTGCTGTTACTGCGCTGTGTGGAATGGCGTTTCTAGCAGATGGGAATACACCAGGGCGAGGGAAATATGGACTTCAGGTCCAAAAGGCGGTTGATTTTATTCTGGCTTCGTGCAAACCATCTGGGTATATCATTTCTCCCGATAGCATTTCACACGGTCCCATGTACGGTCATGGCTTTGCCACATTGTTTCTTGCGGAAGTGTATGGGATGACTCGCAGTAAAGATGTGCGTGTAAAATTAGAAAAGGCTGTGGAACTGATTGTGAAGTCTCAAAATTCAAAAGGGGGCTGGCGATATACTCCCGAGAGTAAAGACGCTGATCTGTCAGTGACGGTTTGCCAGATTATGGCATTAAGGGCTGCTCGGAATTGTGGAATCTTTGTTTCCAAAGACGTCATTGATCGTTGTATTGATTATGTTAAGAAAAGCCAGAATCCAGATGGAGGATTTCGCTATCAACTTGTAAGACAAGCTGTGAGTGAATTTCCCAGGTCCGCTGCAGGAGTTGTGGCCCTTTATAGCGCCGGGATCTATGAAGGGGCGGAAATTCAGAATGGACTGTCTTATTTAATGCGGCATCTACCCAATCAGCGTTATTTCAGGGGGAGCCACTTTTTTTATGGCCAATATTATGCCGTACAGGCAATGTGGCAAGCTGGAGGTCAATATTGGGGACGTTGGTATCCTGCAATCAGAGAAGAATTGATTTCCGGCCAAATGACAAGTGGTGGTTGGCGTCCCGACAGTTCAAATTGCATCGAATATAGTACCGCCATGTCTTGTATTGTGTTACAGATTCCACGCAATAATATCCCTATCTTTCAGCGTTAA
- a CDS encoding NPCBM/NEW2 domain-containing protein: MAAELYPIEGNFVQGKLLQVNQNQITLQTTSGKQIFPADETIRVNLGNHSLPRPNEGLIVLANDDRIHAKLLRSEDETILIRLVSYPEVGELKVPLETIQAVYFQWPSMQQGRSQFIKKIARIEKKSDLFYLKNGDFLEGEFLGFNASTFRFESRAGETAIPRRGIRFFCFNPELINFPQPDQLHYQIELSDGTRLTASSLTIVKKMATIKTLFGAEIQIELNQLNSIVPLDGKVIYLSQLKPTAYEFTPFFSQQWGWSRNRNVLSGPLIVGGKEFAFGIGMHSAAELSYDLDGKYARFQTEVGIDDATNGAGDVKVAILVDRRIVFQKVIRGSKQQAVVVPHIDLTGAKELVLKVDFGKNADIQDHVNWCRPVLILKK; this comes from the coding sequence ATGGCTGCTGAGCTCTATCCGATCGAGGGGAATTTCGTTCAGGGTAAATTACTACAAGTTAACCAGAATCAGATTACGTTACAGACAACATCAGGCAAACAAATTTTTCCTGCCGATGAAACGATCAGAGTTAACTTGGGAAATCATAGTCTTCCTCGACCAAATGAAGGACTGATTGTTCTTGCGAATGATGATCGTATACATGCAAAATTACTTCGCTCCGAAGATGAAACGATCCTCATACGTTTAGTCTCCTATCCCGAAGTGGGAGAATTGAAAGTACCACTGGAAACGATACAGGCTGTTTATTTTCAATGGCCTTCTATGCAGCAAGGTCGTTCACAATTTATAAAAAAAATTGCACGTATAGAAAAAAAGTCAGATCTCTTTTATTTGAAAAACGGAGATTTTCTGGAAGGGGAATTTCTGGGATTTAATGCATCGACATTCCGATTCGAATCGAGGGCCGGCGAAACAGCGATTCCCCGGCGGGGAATTCGTTTTTTTTGTTTTAATCCGGAGTTGATCAATTTTCCGCAACCGGATCAGTTACACTATCAAATAGAACTGTCAGACGGTACACGTCTGACAGCATCTTCACTTACAATCGTCAAGAAAATGGCAACGATCAAAACATTATTTGGGGCAGAGATCCAGATTGAGTTAAATCAATTGAATTCTATTGTCCCATTAGACGGAAAGGTCATTTACCTGTCACAACTCAAACCGACTGCTTATGAATTTACTCCTTTTTTTTCTCAACAGTGGGGCTGGAGTCGAAATCGGAATGTTTTATCAGGACCGCTGATTGTAGGAGGTAAGGAATTTGCCTTTGGTATCGGAATGCACAGCGCTGCTGAATTGAGTTATGATCTTGATGGCAAATATGCCAGGTTCCAGACAGAAGTGGGAATCGATGATGCAACTAATGGAGCAGGTGATGTTAAAGTAGCGATTCTCGTCGATCGACGCATTGTCTTTCAGAAAGTGATTCGTGGAAGCAAACAGCAAGCAGTCGTTGTTCCACATATCGATCTTACTGGTGCCAAAGAGTTAGTGCTGAAAGTGGACTTTGGGAAGAATGCAGATATTCAAGATCATGTCAACTGGTGTCGTCCAGTTTTGATTCTAAAGAAATAA
- a CDS encoding PQQ-dependent sugar dehydrogenase: MKTISMLLFIVVLVISQQAFAAEKVDTSPAPVKIVKVFPYLKIDRPIVVTHAGDGSDRLFIASQKGKVYVVPNTPEDEDLEEGKLFLDISDRVTYNDKQNEEGLLGLAFHPKFKENGEFFIYYSTPDKPVNTSVISRFRVSGNDPDKALADSEKVLMRVKQPAWNHGGGTVVFGPDGKLYIAFGDGGAGNDVFHNGQNLSSVLGTICRIDVDHKDPGLNYAIPKDNPFLHGKSAEIKTARKEIWAYGLRNPWRIAFDTKTDVLWAGDVGQNIWEEIDIIVKGGNYGWSVREGKHPFGPNGVEPRPHLIEPIWEYDHSVGKSITGGSVYRGKKIPAIQGAYVYGDYVSGKFWALKYDAQNKKVTANHVIESPSIPVMTFGTDQNGEMFLTSSFSEIFMLKSK; this comes from the coding sequence ATGAAAACAATATCCATGCTTCTATTCATTGTAGTGCTTGTGATTTCTCAGCAAGCATTCGCGGCAGAGAAAGTCGATACTTCGCCCGCTCCAGTCAAGATTGTGAAAGTCTTTCCCTATCTCAAAATTGATCGTCCGATTGTAGTTACTCATGCGGGTGATGGATCGGATCGCCTGTTTATTGCTTCGCAGAAGGGGAAAGTTTATGTCGTACCAAATACACCCGAAGATGAAGATCTTGAAGAAGGAAAGCTTTTTCTCGATATCTCGGATCGTGTGACTTACAACGACAAACAGAATGAAGAAGGTTTGTTAGGACTTGCTTTTCATCCGAAATTTAAAGAGAACGGCGAGTTCTTTATCTACTATAGTACCCCCGACAAACCCGTGAATACGTCAGTGATTTCGCGTTTTCGTGTGTCCGGGAATGATCCCGATAAAGCACTTGCAGATTCCGAAAAAGTATTGATGCGTGTGAAACAGCCTGCCTGGAATCATGGAGGTGGGACAGTAGTCTTTGGACCGGATGGAAAACTTTACATTGCCTTTGGAGATGGCGGTGCTGGGAATGATGTTTTCCATAACGGTCAGAATTTGTCATCCGTTTTGGGAACGATCTGTCGAATCGATGTTGATCATAAGGACCCGGGATTAAACTACGCGATTCCCAAAGATAATCCTTTTTTACACGGAAAAAGTGCTGAGATCAAAACAGCCCGCAAGGAAATCTGGGCATATGGATTACGTAATCCCTGGCGAATCGCCTTCGATACGAAAACGGATGTCCTCTGGGCCGGTGATGTGGGACAAAATATCTGGGAAGAGATAGATATTATCGTCAAAGGAGGGAACTATGGCTGGTCCGTCCGTGAAGGAAAACATCCATTCGGCCCCAACGGAGTGGAACCGCGTCCTCATTTAATTGAACCGATTTGGGAATATGATCATAGTGTAGGAAAATCGATTACTGGTGGTTCGGTTTATCGCGGTAAAAAGATTCCTGCGATACAAGGTGCGTACGTTTACGGTGATTATGTCTCTGGTAAATTCTGGGCATTAAAATATGATGCCCAGAACAAGAAAGTCACTGCAAACCATGTGATTGAATCGCCGAGCATACCGGTGATGACATTCGGAACAGATCAGAATGGCGAGATGTTTCTTACTTCCTCTTTTAGTGAAATTTTTATGCTCAAATCAAAATAA